Proteins encoded within one genomic window of bacterium:
- a CDS encoding 2Fe-2S iron-sulfur cluster binding domain-containing protein, with translation MSQQPRITLGGRALVFEPGETLLDVATRNGVEIPTLCHDPRLKPVGACRTCLVEIEGWQRLAPACATQAQAGMVVASENERIDRHRKSLLALYMTDHPQEEEPAKSGTPNQLLAMVTEFEAASDWGRLSQKRAGRPGDRNPYIHYDADSCILCARCTRYCDEIEGVSAIALAGRGSETTISTADELSLLDTTCEICGGCIDVCPTGAMAEKMPLVQEARPDLQLETVRTTCNYCGVGCQIDLNVDRAGEDGHGRIVKVTSPEPGTTTNDGNLCVKGRFAYEFVHHGDRLTTPLVRGKDGELHDASWEDALRIAADGLMGVRERHGADGLGFVSSSRCTGEENYLVQKVARAVFGTNNVHQCAAT, from the coding sequence GTGAGCCAGCAGCCTCGCATCACACTCGGCGGCCGGGCGCTCGTTTTCGAACCCGGCGAGACGTTGCTCGACGTGGCCACGCGCAATGGCGTCGAGATTCCGACGCTCTGCCATGATCCCCGCCTAAAACCAGTGGGAGCCTGTCGTACCTGCCTAGTCGAGATCGAGGGCTGGCAACGGCTTGCGCCGGCTTGTGCAACGCAGGCCCAGGCGGGCATGGTCGTGGCGAGCGAGAACGAGCGCATCGATCGGCATCGCAAGAGCTTGCTCGCGCTCTACATGACGGATCATCCCCAGGAAGAAGAACCCGCGAAAAGCGGAACGCCAAACCAGCTGCTGGCAATGGTGACGGAGTTCGAGGCGGCTTCGGATTGGGGACGCTTGTCACAGAAGCGTGCCGGGCGGCCCGGGGATCGCAATCCCTACATCCACTACGACGCCGATTCCTGCATCCTGTGCGCGCGTTGCACCCGATACTGCGATGAAATCGAGGGCGTCAGTGCGATCGCCCTCGCCGGTCGGGGCTCCGAGACGACGATCTCGACGGCGGATGAACTCTCGCTGCTGGACACGACTTGCGAGATATGCGGTGGGTGCATCGACGTTTGCCCGACCGGGGCCATGGCTGAAAAGATGCCGCTCGTGCAGGAAGCCAGGCCCGATCTTCAACTCGAGACGGTGCGCACGACATGCAACTACTGCGGCGTCGGCTGCCAGATCGATCTGAATGTCGACCGTGCGGGTGAGGACGGGCACGGGCGCATCGTGAAGGTGACGAGCCCGGAGCCCGGCACGACGACGAACGATGGCAACCTGTGCGTGAAGGGGCGCTTCGCCTACGAGTTCGTGCATCACGGCGATCGCCTGACAACGCCTCTCGTGCGTGGGAAGGACGGCGAACTGCACGACGCGAGCTGGGAGGATGCGCTGCGCATCGCGGCCGACGGCCTCATGGGCGTGCGGGAGCGGCACGGCGCGGATGGCCTGGGATTCGTTTCGAGTTCGCGTTGCACGGGCGAAGAGAACTATCTCGTCCAGAAGGTTGCGCGGGCTGTGTTCGGAACGAACAACGTCCATCAATGCGCGGCCACCTGA
- a CDS encoding molybdopterin-dependent oxidoreductase gives MAGLVATFGAGAMTNSISEIRDVDFLFVIGSNTSEAHPIIAMEMKRAVAQGATLVVADPRAIWMTQIAEKHLQLKPGTDVWLLNAMAHVIVAEGLIDESFVSAHTEGFEEVRRTVAKYTPEDAESITGVPAEDIRWAARRYATTDKAGIYYTLGITEHSHGTDNVYALANLVLLTGHLGRRSTGLNPLRGQNNVQGANDAGASPVFYPGYQRVDDPEVQAKYEEAWGVELRSEPGLNLNQMMKAVGKEIFGLFVMGEDVLLSEPNVLRLEEALNANEFLVIQDVFLNETARFADVIFPATVFAEKDGVFTNSERRVQRVRKAVNPPGQARADWRILVDLAQACGTIWSFDGPGEIYAEMVRDAPNFSGISYERLENEVNHGMTGLQWPCTTPEDPGTVYLHEGGVLRGKGLLTAVEYRPSMELPDEEYGLLLSTGRTLYHYNAATQTRREPGLSTKQPEAFVEIHPSDARKRGIADGDRVEIRTRRGAVQARAIVSRQVRPRCIWTPLHFSEARANVLTNDAGDAVTGTAEYKVCAAEVSRVEGGGEEERFPGSFYRESGPPR, from the coding sequence GTGGCCGGTCTGGTCGCGACCTTCGGAGCGGGAGCGATGACGAACTCGATCTCCGAGATCCGGGATGTGGATTTCCTGTTCGTCATCGGCAGCAACACGAGCGAGGCGCATCCCATCATCGCCATGGAGATGAAGCGCGCCGTAGCCCAGGGCGCGACGCTGGTCGTGGCCGATCCGCGGGCGATCTGGATGACACAGATCGCCGAGAAACACCTCCAGCTGAAGCCCGGCACGGATGTCTGGCTGCTGAATGCGATGGCTCACGTCATCGTCGCGGAGGGCTTGATCGACGAGTCTTTCGTTTCGGCGCATACCGAGGGCTTCGAAGAAGTGCGTCGAACGGTGGCGAAGTACACACCCGAAGACGCTGAGTCCATCACCGGAGTTCCTGCCGAGGATATCCGTTGGGCTGCACGACGTTATGCGACGACGGACAAGGCGGGCATCTACTATACCCTGGGTATCACTGAGCACTCCCACGGGACGGACAATGTCTATGCCTTGGCGAATCTGGTGCTCTTGACGGGCCACCTGGGCCGGCGCTCGACCGGCTTGAATCCGCTGCGTGGCCAGAACAATGTACAGGGAGCGAATGACGCGGGTGCTTCGCCGGTCTTCTATCCGGGATACCAACGTGTGGACGATCCGGAGGTGCAGGCCAAGTACGAAGAGGCTTGGGGCGTCGAATTGCGTTCCGAGCCCGGCTTGAACCTCAATCAGATGATGAAGGCGGTCGGCAAGGAGATCTTCGGCCTGTTCGTCATGGGCGAGGACGTGCTGCTCTCGGAGCCGAACGTGCTACGGCTGGAGGAGGCTCTCAACGCGAACGAGTTCCTCGTCATCCAGGACGTCTTCCTCAACGAGACGGCACGCTTTGCTGACGTGATCTTCCCGGCGACCGTCTTCGCCGAGAAGGACGGTGTGTTCACGAATTCCGAGCGGCGCGTGCAGCGCGTCCGCAAAGCCGTGAACCCGCCTGGCCAGGCGCGTGCGGATTGGAGGATTCTGGTCGACCTTGCCCAGGCATGCGGCACGATCTGGAGCTTCGACGGACCGGGCGAGATCTACGCAGAGATGGTGCGCGACGCACCGAACTTCTCGGGCATCAGCTATGAGCGTCTCGAGAACGAGGTGAACCACGGCATGACGGGTCTGCAATGGCCCTGCACGACGCCCGAGGATCCGGGGACAGTGTATCTGCACGAAGGTGGCGTGCTGCGGGGTAAGGGTCTGCTTACTGCGGTGGAGTATCGGCCGTCGATGGAACTGCCCGACGAGGAATATGGGCTGCTGCTCTCGACGGGTCGCACGCTCTACCACTACAACGCTGCAACCCAGACGCGGCGCGAACCCGGCCTGAGCACGAAGCAGCCCGAGGCCTTCGTCGAGATCCATCCGAGTGATGCGCGCAAGCGTGGCATTGCGGATGGCGACCGGGTCGAAATCCGCACCCGCCGCGGCGCGGTTCAGGCTCGGGCGATCGTCTCACGCCAGGTGCGCCCCAGGTGCATCTGGACGCCGCTCCATTTCAGCGAAGCGCGGGCCAATGTCTTGACCAACGATGCGGGCGATGCGGTTACCGGCACGGCCGAATACAAAGTCTGCGCAGCCGAGGTGAGCCGGGTCGAGGGCGGCGGGGAAGAGGAACGCTTTCCCGGAAGCTTCTATCGTGAGAGTGGCCCGCCCCGCTAG
- a CDS encoding MFS transporter — protein MPETESPQPQRKIPRNLWALSGTSFLMDVSSEMIMNVLPLFLSNVLGVGTAVIGLIEGVAESTASLLKVFFGNLSDRLGARKPLAVGGYALSALAKPLFLLAGSWGMVAGARWADRVGKGVRTAPRDALIADSIDASDRGLAFGMHRAADTGGAALGLLIVDAHSEA, from the coding sequence ATGCCTGAGACCGAGTCCCCGCAACCGCAGCGCAAGATCCCGCGCAATCTCTGGGCACTCTCGGGCACGAGCTTCCTCATGGACGTCTCCAGCGAGATGATCATGAACGTTCTCCCGCTCTTTCTCTCGAACGTGTTGGGCGTCGGCACAGCGGTGATCGGCCTGATCGAGGGCGTAGCTGAATCCACCGCCAGCCTGCTCAAGGTGTTCTTCGGCAATCTCTCGGATCGATTGGGTGCCAGAAAGCCGCTGGCGGTTGGCGGCTACGCCCTCTCCGCTCTCGCCAAGCCCCTCTTCCTCCTCGCGGGCAGCTGGGGAATGGTGGCCGGCGCGCGCTGGGCCGATCGCGTCGGCAAGGGAGTTCGAACCGCACCGAGAGACGCATTGATCGCGGACTCGATCGACGCCTCCGATCGCGGGCTTGCCTTTGGCATGCACCGGGCAGCGGATACCGGAGGCGCCGCTCTGGGCCTGCTCATTGTAGACGCTCACTCA
- a CDS encoding class I SAM-dependent methyltransferase yields the protein MNRFETLAMNNPVRTAIQRHFEAQRLLDMGGAMNGGMALEVGCGRGIGAEIILDRFGADRVDAFDLDPRMVELAGRRLATRGGAVRVAVGDATQITAPDESYDAAFDFGILHHIPVWRDALREIYRVLKPGGRFYGEEVLAHALEHRLWARLFEHPREDRFDLARFREALEVQGFQIVETRTLGRDFAFFVADKPSLRDA from the coding sequence TTGAATCGATTCGAGACCTTGGCGATGAACAACCCTGTGCGCACGGCCATTCAGAGGCATTTCGAGGCCCAACGCCTCCTCGACATGGGCGGGGCTATGAACGGCGGCATGGCACTCGAAGTGGGCTGCGGCCGAGGGATCGGCGCAGAGATCATCCTCGACCGCTTCGGTGCCGATCGGGTCGACGCCTTCGATCTCGATCCGCGGATGGTCGAATTGGCCGGCCGTCGCCTGGCCACGCGCGGTGGAGCCGTGCGTGTCGCCGTGGGTGACGCCACGCAGATCACTGCCCCCGACGAGAGCTACGACGCGGCCTTCGACTTCGGCATCCTTCACCACATCCCCGTCTGGCGCGACGCCCTCCGCGAGATCTACCGGGTGCTCAAGCCCGGAGGCAGGTTCTACGGCGAGGAGGTCCTCGCACACGCACTCGAGCATCGTCTCTGGGCCCGCCTCTTCGAGCACCCGCGCGAAGATCGATTCGACCTCGCCCGCTTCCGCGAAGCTCTCGAGGTGCAGGGCTTCCAGATCGTCGAAACACGCACGCTCGGTAGGGACTTCGCGTTCTTCGTTGCGGACAAGCCGAGCCTCCGTGATGCCTGA
- a CDS encoding NADH-quinone oxidoreductase subunit F — protein MTDERDAKHALPRALQQAGGMREGVPRRVAEEIGVPEAHAHGVGTFFHMLARPEARLRVCTGLSCRMAGGDRVLKAAQEAGMPVEGVSCLAGCDVAPAVLRERRVLPDVRAQDVEEAKGDWQALMSRGGLSEESWCGHVWPERPDAEGLALDLHGAIDLDGTALRRAEEIGPERVIAAIEESGLQGRGGAGFPAHIKWKGVRSQAETRRYVVLNADEGEPGTFKDRELLVRRPDRVIEGLVIAARAVGAEAIWLYLRGEFEVPWRVLEETLEAFRGAGLLDGLEFHLHAGQGAYICGEETALLEALEGKRGMPRHKPPFPTEVGLWGKPTLIHNVETIACVPGIVMRGGAWFRGLGREEPGSKLYCVSGHVARPGTYELPLGVTLDELVEKAGGYVGELFAFSPGGASSGFLPASERGRPLDFKSLSEAGTMLGSAGVVVLNDSYPLREAVLDQLRFFEAESCGQCAPCRIGTYFLRDALERRLSAEANQTDALRNVSEASWQMNEGSICGLGQAAPLPLTSALKHFPEEFGGPEAAS, from the coding sequence ATGACGGATGAACGCGACGCCAAGCACGCTCTACCCCGAGCTCTCCAGCAAGCCGGCGGCATGCGGGAGGGCGTTCCGCGTCGGGTGGCCGAGGAGATCGGTGTGCCCGAGGCCCATGCCCATGGGGTGGGGACCTTTTTTCACATGCTCGCACGTCCCGAGGCAAGGCTACGGGTCTGCACCGGTCTCTCCTGTCGGATGGCTGGAGGCGACCGCGTGCTGAAGGCAGCGCAGGAGGCGGGCATGCCCGTGGAGGGTGTGTCCTGTCTCGCCGGTTGCGATGTGGCACCCGCTGTTCTGCGGGAGAGGCGTGTGCTTCCGGATGTACGCGCCCAGGACGTGGAAGAGGCCAAGGGCGATTGGCAAGCGTTGATGTCGCGGGGCGGTCTGAGCGAGGAGAGCTGGTGCGGGCATGTCTGGCCCGAAAGGCCGGACGCCGAGGGGTTGGCTCTTGATCTCCACGGCGCAATCGATTTGGACGGAACGGCGCTGCGGCGAGCGGAAGAAATCGGGCCCGAGCGCGTGATCGCCGCCATCGAGGAGTCCGGTCTGCAGGGACGCGGTGGTGCAGGCTTTCCGGCGCACATCAAATGGAAGGGCGTGCGGTCTCAGGCCGAAACGCGGCGCTACGTCGTTCTGAACGCCGACGAGGGCGAGCCGGGGACGTTCAAGGATCGTGAGCTGCTCGTGCGGCGGCCGGATCGGGTGATCGAGGGGCTCGTGATCGCGGCACGCGCCGTCGGAGCCGAGGCGATCTGGCTCTACCTGCGCGGTGAGTTCGAGGTGCCCTGGCGCGTACTCGAGGAAACCCTCGAAGCTTTCCGAGGCGCCGGGTTGCTCGATGGGCTGGAGTTCCATCTACACGCGGGGCAGGGAGCGTATATCTGCGGCGAGGAAACAGCGCTGCTCGAGGCGCTCGAAGGGAAACGGGGCATGCCACGACACAAACCGCCGTTCCCGACCGAGGTTGGGTTGTGGGGCAAGCCTACGTTGATTCACAACGTGGAGACGATCGCCTGTGTTCCGGGGATCGTGATGCGCGGTGGAGCGTGGTTCCGGGGGCTCGGCCGAGAAGAGCCGGGCAGCAAGCTGTATTGCGTCAGCGGTCATGTCGCGCGGCCTGGGACCTATGAGTTGCCGCTGGGCGTGACGCTGGATGAACTCGTCGAGAAGGCAGGAGGTTACGTCGGTGAGTTGTTTGCCTTCAGCCCGGGGGGTGCAAGTTCCGGCTTCCTTCCCGCCAGCGAGCGGGGTCGGCCGCTTGATTTCAAGTCATTGAGCGAAGCGGGTACCATGTTGGGTTCGGCGGGCGTCGTGGTCTTGAACGATTCCTACCCGTTGCGCGAGGCCGTTCTCGATCAGCTGCGTTTCTTCGAGGCGGAGAGCTGCGGGCAATGCGCACCATGTCGGATCGGCACCTATTTCCTCCGAGACGCCCTCGAGCGTCGACTATCCGCCGAGGCGAACCAGACCGATGCGCTGCGCAACGTGTCCGAGGCGTCGTGGCAGATGAACGAAGGTTCGATCTGCGGGCTGGGGCAGGCGGCGCCGCTACCCTTGACGAGTGCATTGAAGCATTTCCCCGAAGAGTTCGGTGGCCCGGAGGCAGCTTCGTGA
- a CDS encoding aspartate aminotransferase family protein, with translation MADSTEDLIARRERILGVGAPLFYERPLHVVRGEGVYLFDADGKRYVDMYNNVPCVGHANPHVVEAMRNQAATLNVHSRYLHEGVIDYAERLVAKHDASLERIVFTCTGTEANEVAIGMARLATGGRGIICTDRAYHGNTALVSKLTWAGGRKDPEIRSVRFPQSFRPIEEGVSEGELADLYLADVEDAIESFVKEGVPLAGMLVCSLLANEGLPDIPEGYMARAAKLVRDAGGLFIADEVQAGFCRSGRWWGYEATGFVPDIATMGKPMGSGLPLAGVVARPDLVDTFRKRSGYFNTFAASPLQAAVGSAVLDVIETQELQQKVVEVGTYLRESLEKIDCEAIGDVRGHGLFIGLDWVSDRETKKADPEGSIRVVNRLKEKGFLASNAGAMFNVVKLRPPLVFEREHVDQFLAAFDETVRELY, from the coding sequence ATGGCCGATTCGACAGAGGACCTGATCGCACGTCGAGAGCGCATTCTCGGAGTAGGGGCACCGCTCTTCTATGAACGGCCGCTCCATGTCGTTCGCGGCGAAGGGGTCTACCTCTTCGACGCTGACGGCAAGCGCTACGTCGACATGTACAACAACGTGCCGTGCGTGGGGCATGCTAACCCTCACGTCGTGGAAGCGATGCGAAACCAGGCCGCGACGCTCAACGTGCACAGCCGCTACCTGCATGAGGGCGTGATCGACTACGCAGAGCGTCTCGTCGCCAAGCACGACGCATCGCTGGAGCGCATCGTGTTCACGTGCACTGGGACCGAGGCCAACGAGGTTGCAATTGGCATGGCTCGGCTCGCGACCGGTGGTCGCGGAATCATCTGCACCGATCGGGCGTACCACGGCAACACGGCTCTGGTCAGCAAGCTCACCTGGGCAGGAGGCAGGAAGGATCCGGAAATCCGCTCCGTTCGGTTCCCTCAGTCGTTTCGACCGATCGAAGAAGGCGTTTCGGAAGGGGAGCTCGCCGATCTCTATCTGGCCGATGTCGAGGACGCGATCGAGAGCTTCGTAAAGGAGGGGGTTCCTCTGGCGGGTATGCTGGTCTGCTCGCTGCTCGCCAACGAAGGCCTGCCAGACATTCCCGAAGGCTATATGGCAAGGGCGGCCAAGCTGGTTCGCGATGCTGGCGGCCTTTTCATTGCCGACGAGGTGCAGGCGGGGTTCTGTCGGAGCGGGCGATGGTGGGGCTACGAAGCCACCGGTTTCGTGCCGGATATCGCGACCATGGGAAAGCCCATGGGGAGTGGGCTTCCCCTTGCGGGCGTCGTGGCGCGCCCAGACCTGGTCGACACGTTCCGCAAACGCTCGGGCTATTTCAACACATTCGCAGCGAGCCCCTTGCAGGCGGCAGTAGGGTCGGCGGTGCTCGACGTGATCGAGACGCAGGAGCTTCAGCAGAAGGTGGTGGAGGTCGGCACCTATCTCAGGGAGAGTCTCGAGAAGATCGACTGCGAAGCGATAGGCGACGTTCGCGGACACGGCCTCTTCATCGGGCTCGATTGGGTGAGTGATCGTGAGACGAAGAAAGCCGACCCTGAAGGTTCGATCCGGGTGGTCAACCGGCTGAAGGAGAAGGGATTCTTGGCGAGCAACGCCGGTGCCATGTTCAACGTGGTCAAGCTCCGGCCGCCCCTGGTGTTCGAGCGCGAGCACGTCGATCAGTTCCTGGCCGCGTTCGACGAGACGGTTCGGGAACTCTACTAG
- a CDS encoding PadR family transcriptional regulator, whose amino-acid sequence MAQNGDNRGDRDLYSGLIRLHILHHASLEPIFGLGIIEELSRHGYRLSPGTIYPLLHGLERRGLLRSAQQRSGRSSRRTYRATARGRRALREASEKVRELFGELFEGEAQTKKPPAPRKR is encoded by the coding sequence GTGGCACAGAACGGAGACAATCGGGGAGACAGGGACCTCTACTCGGGCCTGATCCGACTCCACATCCTGCATCATGCCAGCCTGGAGCCGATCTTCGGCCTCGGCATCATCGAAGAACTCTCGCGACACGGCTATCGGCTGAGCCCCGGAACCATCTACCCGCTGCTCCACGGCCTCGAACGGAGGGGGCTGCTGCGTTCCGCACAACAGCGATCGGGGCGATCTTCGCGCCGGACCTACCGGGCCACCGCGCGAGGGCGCCGTGCTCTGCGGGAAGCAAGCGAGAAAGTCCGAGAGCTGTTCGGAGAACTCTTCGAGGGCGAAGCCCAGACGAAAAAGCCTCCCGCGCCCAGGAAGAGATGA